From Coffea arabica cultivar ET-39 chromosome 10e, Coffea Arabica ET-39 HiFi, whole genome shotgun sequence, one genomic window encodes:
- the LOC113711130 gene encoding zinc-finger homeodomain protein 2-like, with product MALTGEDKEMRIPPGSLGYDPLENLDHSTATHHHHHIQHPEDQLIHQEKSSRGPGATAAALSSGGSKSKTPTPTAGRSHSTSSTRYRECLKNHAASIGGNVTDGCGEFMPSGEEGTLEAFKCAACHCHRNFHRKESSGDGAIVVHQLPLPPPLPSPSMNQHRGESMNVHANHWTTMVQPVKMAFGGGSASAATDSSSEELNFNAYQSTSVPPPPQFVLAKKRFRTKFSQEQKDKMLAFAEKLGWRIPREDDTEVQRFCTEVGVKRQVFKVWMHNNKNSAKKNPQES from the coding sequence ATGGCTCTAACTGGTGAGGATAAGGAAATGAGAATACCACCAGGTTCTTTAGGTTATGACCCACTTGAAAACCTAGACCATAGCACCGCCACCCATCATCACCATCATATTCAGCATCCCGAAGACCAGCTGATTCACCAAGAGAAATCTTCCCGAGGCCCCGGTGCAACTGCAGCTGCACTGAGTTCAGGTGGATCTAAATCCAAAACTCCAACTCCCACAGCTGGAAGAAGTCATAGCACTAGTAGTACTAGATACCGCGAATGCCTCAAGAACCACGCTGCTAGCATTGGCGGAAATGTTACAGATGGTTGCGGAGAATTCATGCCCAGCGGTGAAGAAGGAACCCTCGAGGCCTTCAAGTGCGCTGCTTGTCACTGCCACCGCAACTTCCACCGCAAAGAGTCCAGTGGAGACGGTGCAATTGTGGTGCACCAGCTCCCACTTCCGCCGCCGCTGCCCTCTCCGTCCATGAACCAACATCGTGGGGAGTCCATGAACGTGCACGCTAACCACTGGACTACTATGGTTCAGCCAGTGAAGATGGCTTTTGGAGGTGGGAGTGCAAGTGCAGCCACAGATTCTTCAAGTGAGGAGCTGAATTTCAACGCCTACCAGTCAACATCAGTTCCTCCACCCCCGCAGTTTGTTCTTGCAAAGAAGAGGTTTCGGACTAAGTTTTCTCAGGAGCAGAAGGATAAGATGCTGGCATTTGCCGAGAAGCTCGGATGGAGGATTCCAAGGGAAGATGATACTGAAGTGCAAAGGTTTTGCACTGAGGTTGGAGTGAAAAGACAAGTTTTTAAGGTTTGGATGCACAACAACAAGAATTCTGCCAAAAAGAACCCTCAAGAATCATAA